The Populus alba chromosome 6, ASM523922v2, whole genome shotgun sequence genomic interval GTCTGGGGTCTGGCCACGCATCTAAAAGAGATATTGGTTGCATAGAAATGCtgttcaaaaacaattttgagaaagaagaaagtGAAAACTCACCTGCTCCAATGGCATAGACATTCTTCAGGCCACCCATGACTTCATGAGTGACAAGGTCACTGTTGTCCCATACAATGAAATGGGGCTGCCTCAAAAACTTAGCAAGAGGCTTTCTCCACTTGTCAGCTCCACATATTCGAGCATTAGCATATTCCTTGTTGTATATTTCTGAAGCAATATTTGGTCCACCAAGATAAAGTATATTTTCCAATGGCACTCCAGCTGCCAAGCATCAACCACATAAATGAGGGGAAAGGTTTTCTGAAGTGGAGAAAATATTGACGGACAAGGATGAAAATGCAGGGTGGACAGGAGAACACAGAAAATCACTCAAATCTCATACCATGTGGACTTGAATTATAATCATTATCAAATGATAGAGGAATTGTATATCATAAAAATGGATGGGAGGGACACTTGCATTTGAATAGAACTTGTGCTTAACAGCGAAAGCCAGGAGATGGCGATAGTTTGACAACAAAATTGTCACTGTTCGGTTGAGCATGAGTCGAACAGACACCAAAAGAAACGTAGAGGAAATCTGGCCTTTTCGTAATTATGAATAAGaaagcaattaaaattttgtgTTTAGCATTCTGATCCAGTTGTGTGTGCTTGGGGAGTCAGATAAGAGAATGCTTACTCGCTATGTTAATCATTTGCGTAGGTGTGATTATTCGAGGCACAGGTTTTAACGCAGCTTCTATACCCTTTGCCAAGGAGATGATGATAGGTGCTGTGATTCTCTCCTTCCAATATTGACTGATCTCTTCGAACACCTCACGTGTCTCCGTGGAGGGCAAGCCATTTACCACAATATCAGCATCCCAAACAGCCTCTTGCAAGTTAGTCACAACCTTCAAAGGACAAAGTGGTGTGTCAATCATGTTCAAGCAAAATCCATCTTTCAAAATCTCATCCGCAAAAAGAGTCCGGTCGCCAAGCCTGGCCTCAACGTACTTCAAATACGCACATCGCCAGATCAACCTCCTCAATACATCCTCCCTCGAATTGATCACTTCAAAGAGATGTTCCGCCGTGGCTCTATCAACAGCTCTTCCAGGCCTTCTCCATATCCTGATTTGGACCTTCTCTCGAAATTGACCATAACTATCCTGCAGCAAAGCTGCAAAAACACTTCCCCAAGCACCTGCCCCAACACCAACAATTCTCAATGGATCACCGTCAGCCTTGCCGAGAAGGCTTCGAAGCTCATCAAGCTTCTCTTCTAGACCACATCCATTGTTATGATGATTCACTGCCTTAATACTTCCAACCATCTTCTTCCCGCAACAGCAAGTCAACAAGATCAAACCCTGTCAAAAAAAGGGTCTAATGGGTAtcaatattgaaatttaatcaaCTATACCAAATTCTAAAATCAACCCAACTTTGATCTTTATATGGACTGTGATCTTACAACTCCAAACTTGTCAAATCtttccttgaaaaaataaaatcctaattCCCAAGTTGCCACCTTGCCATGAAACGATGAAATCTTTATTGGTAGATCTTATcaccaaaaccaaaactaatTCTCATCCCTCTACTAAGATTTTCAAACCAACCAATAATTCAACacgaaagaacaaaacaaaagaagaggtCAAAATACCTAAACCCCTCTCTATCTTCTTAATTAGCACATGacaaaaatcaaacactatAGCCTTGTTTTGTCCGTCTGAGTTAGTTCATCCACCCAACTATAAACTTTCAAAAAACcactaaatataaaacaaagaagtaaaaaaagcATGTTCAGTTCCTTTACGTCATCAAGACCCACCAAATTCTGGTAGCAGAGAATTCAACTTGCGTTGCTTGGAGGGAAATACATTAAGCATGGAAGATTGCAATGTGTGTGAAACTTCGTATATAGTGAAGGGACATTAAAAGTGCATGGAAGGTCATCAGTAAGGGAGGCGAGAAACTGGTGAAAGCAGCTTTAGAATTTTTGTTCTTGGAGTgattgaaagagagagagggagggaggaagAGCAATGGAGGCATTGATGGGTGCAGTTGAGTTGAATTGGCAATGGAGGCATTGCATTAAAGAGTTTTGATGCTGCCTACTTCCCCAACGGCCATTAATACGGTATGACTTTCCCTTCCCGCCTTAGTTATCGACCCGGCCAGGGATGCAGGTTGGCCGGGTCAATTTATGGATCTTCATGTTAAttcgattttattttaaaatgatgttattttagtttgtttaaaaaaattattaaaataacattattttaatttatttgtatggaattctttttattttagaaaaaaattaaaaataaattcctttAAGTTAACTTAGAGTAGGTTTGAGATTGAGATGTGGTTATGcatgattgagttttttttatataatttttttaaagcacaaaCCACTTCTCactaaaaagctaaaaataaatactctttgttgtttttttatggttccataaaaaaaactcaatcacaCCTCACCACATCTAAATCTTACACATATTTTGAGATCATCTTGGTTTGATTTGGTTAGGTCAACatctattttgatttaaaaaacccCACCCAAGCTAGGCGAAGGCTTGGATCCGCAATTTTTTTAACCTCACAAGAATAAGTAAGAAAATCACAAGAGACGATGAGCCCATTTGATATCgggtatcaattttttttcaaagtgtttttcacttaaaaatatattaaaataattttttttatttgttatatttacatatcaaaatgatataaaaatacctaAGAACTTGATgtgaataacaaaatttaaattcttataaaagtgttttccaactagaaaaataaagagggaTGCTGAAAGAAACTTTACGAGATTTGTAATGGTAATGGAGAACACTGTTAAATGGATGGTACGTAAGAGTTTTAATAATAACTAGATAAATGGTTTGTACTATACTGTAGACATggctatttttttctaaacataaaaaaaaaacttcatgcgAAACTagggatttaaaaaatattagagaattGGGTCATGGAGTCgattgggtttaataacttcaactaatataataatacttaaaaaataaaggtaatgACAGCAAACAAAccgaattaataaaaaattgacattcaatatataaaaaaagtgacagtagaaaaaaaaaaaagggggggggcaAACCCATCAAATTTATGACTTGAAACATGAGATCggaataatctcatagaaaaaaaaaatgaaaaaaaaaataacaaaggctAATTCGTAACcaatgaaattttgaaaaacaaaattaaaaacaaaatatgctaaaaaataGAAGTTAACTAAAGCTACCCTTCTGAACTTGTGACCTCGGTTATGAGGCTAGCATGACattatagaaagcaaacctaaaaaaatcacaaagcaaaatcctcaataaactaaatgttaagggacgaaccaacaaaaaaataattaaatatcatgatcAAAGGAATGAGGACTATATTTttgttgtcaattttttttcaaaacttgttgattttatttgctaaatctttataataaaaatacaattttgacATTCttgcagaataaaaaaatatgttaatctGGGTAACCCTAATCAACTTGCTCGACCCGAAACTAAGGATTTGCTTAGGCTCAACCCCCCAGGCCGGGTCTAAAAACCTTGATCAAAAGAACAAGGATCCAATTtcttcattaaattatttttaaaactcatctTAAaacctattgattttttttttttgtaaaatagtcAACCCACCTGACTTGTGATCTAAGACTTGCCTGTGGTTGACCTTCGGGCTATGtttaaaaccata includes:
- the LOC118053096 gene encoding glycerol-3-phosphate dehydrogenase [NAD(+)] GPDHC1, cytosolic; this translates as MVGSIKAVNHHNNGCGLEEKLDELRSLLGKADGDPLRIVGVGAGAWGSVFAALLQDSYGQFREKVQIRIWRRPGRAVDRATAEHLFEVINSREDVLRRLIWRCAYLKYVEARLGDRTLFADEILKDGFCLNMIDTPLCPLKVVTNLQEAVWDADIVVNGLPSTETREVFEEISQYWKERITAPIIISLAKGIEAALKPVPRIITPTQMINIATGVPLENILYLGGPNIASEIYNKEYANARICGADKWRKPLAKFLRQPHFIVWDNSDLVTHEVMGGLKNVYAIGAGMVAALTNESATSKSVYFAHCTSEMIFITHLLAEEPEKLAGPLLADTYVTLLKGRNAWYGQMLAKGEISRDMGDSISGKGMIQGVSAVGAFYELLSQSSLSVLHPDEKKPVAPVELCPILKTLYKVLIIREQSSQAILQALRDETLNDPRERIEIAQSHAFYRPSLLGQP